A window of Pyrus communis chromosome 3, drPyrComm1.1, whole genome shotgun sequence genomic DNA:
ttttaagcttATACATTACATTTATttactaatttaattaaactaccatacgATGTTTTCAAATCTGggcgttgaatttgaatcaattattgcaacTGAGGAGCTGAACCCTAAAAAAGAGCTAAGAAGGAAGCTACATTTGTCTAACTTGATGCCCTTTTGACCAAATAATGACCTGGTAAACTTCATAACATTATAGTTTAGCCATccgtttcaaaataattttggacaaattaaaccatttttttgcttttggacTTTTAGTCCTCTccattggagatgaccttactGTCCAGCTTCCTGAAAGCACCATGCTTCTACTACTGTTGCACACTCAATCCACAACTCTAGCTATGAGGAAACCAATCGCATTCGCATTGCAACGGACAAAGATTTCTGTCCTCCCACTTCCGGTGCCCTTCCATGCCTCCTGTTTGTGTGAtcacagttaagccacgtcaatattttatattactatttatttttgtcttattatctctataaaaaaatatatataaaacgttgacgtggcttaaccgtgatcacacaaaataggagggcacgggagggcaccggaagtgggagggtagacaatccttgtcccatTGCAACAACACCATTTGGCTCAAGTTTCGAAACCTAAACTAAACGAAAAGAATTTCCATACAACGAAATGTGATTGTAACAATATCTAAAATCAATTACACAgtcaagtaaaaaaaattaaaacgcaTGACAATGCGAACCTGACTTGGATTACCGCATTCTAACACCCAGTAGTAGAATCTTCTTGTTGGAAGAACTAGTGAGCTGTTTCTGTCCTCATTGACACAATTCACGCACAAGTGGCACGTTTTCATCGGCCTTACAAAATGACTGACGGTGGCAGTCAGAACGTCCGGTGGTCCCTCCTTCCCCAAAGAGGAAAAACGTCATCGATGaaattttgattagtttgaGATATTTGGCATTCAAAGTATGAGTTTGGGTTTGACTGGTCAATTAGAAGATTTAATTTGAAATGATCAAAACCACCCACCATTTATAAACTTGAGTAAAAAGGAGATACCACTTGCCAAGGACAAGTCTCTTGAACAGTTACTATTCGTTTGACGGAATTAAATTGCCTTATGTCAAGACGAGCTTTTACatactgaaagtgcttttaaatcaTTTCCAATCGAAATGGTTCAATATAGTACTGTCCAAAActataattttgtaaataaatttatttttaaatgaatagtatcaggtcATACTCATATACCATCTTCAACCAAATAGAATAAACATAGCccatcaataatttattagttttaagcttATACATTACATTTATTTACTAATTTAATTGAACTACCATATGATGTTTTCAAATCTGACaattgaatttgaaccaatTATTGCAACTAAGTAGCTGAACCCTAAAAGAGAGCTACATTTAACTAGCTTGATGAACTTCATAAAATTATAGCCTAACCATCGGTTCAAAATAATTTTGGACAAATTAgactatttttttggttttgaactTTAAACCCctctcgattggagatggccttactgTCCAGATTCCTGAAAGCGCCATGCTTCCAGTACCGTTGCACACTCAACCCACAGATCCAGCTATGAGGATACCAAACGCATTCGCATTGCAAGAACACCATTTGGCTCGAGTTTCGAAACCTAAACCACACGAAAGGAACTTCCATGCAACGAAATGTGATTGCAACAATATCTCAAGTCAATTACACAGTCAAgtagaaaaagttaaaaacgcATGACAATGCGAACCTGGCTTGGATTACCGCATTCTAACACCCAGTAGTAGTAGCTAAATTTCTCTCTAACCAGAAAGCGTAATCGTTCAATATTAAATGATTGTTGAAATAGTTAGTGATCAAATGCTGTAACATCACACTGTATTAACGTAAATGTAGGCTCACCATAATACAAGTTTGATGAGCGTAAAGTTTCCGTCTGTCGTCGAAGTGAAGTGGGTTTTGGTGAACTAACTGTTCTAAAATCCCTGTAAAATAATTTTACGTCTTCAGAGACACTGGTTGATACAACCACCGAGTATGGACTTCAAGAATATTGCATGCATCTGCTTTCCTCCCATCAACATGGGGATGGAAACTGTATATGGTATATTCATCTTAATGCACAGCAGCATTAACCTGCACGTAAAGCACAAAATGTATGAGCCTTTTTTTGTGCATCTTTCGACTCTATTTGCGTAAGGTAACATGAGACGGGaaaaaaatttagttcaaaAGATTTTAACGCTGTTCAGTTGGAATCCCACTATCACATGTTCTCTCGTTTCAAGTCACTTGTAGACTCGAAGATGCATGTGGTTCTGAGTGGAGGGAGGTTGAGGAAAGGATTGAACGAAGAAAATCACTCCACGAGTGAGTAGAGGTAAAAAAGGGATTGAGTTACTTTCATTTGCCCACCTAATCGAGTTCTCATTAATCTTTGCATTTCAAATACGTACTTGCATTAATACCAAAATTCACCTAATGTTTCACGGCGCACCTTTCATAGGTCTACAGGCACTCTCAAACCATCATGCGCAAGCTGCACTTGAATCCCTTCCCTATATGCAAACAACAGAAAAGTTGAAAGCTTAAGTTTCTTTAAGTAACAATATTTCTTACCCGTACAGAAAAGTGAATTGCAAAAGTAGTTCCATAATTCAATTTAGTCTCAACTCTAAAGCTAGATGATGAAAGCCACAGAACCCCTGGACTGTTATCCAATTTGATAAAGGAATGCGATCATAATTCTTACCTCTCAGACCATTCCATAAGAAACTTATTGTCTACATGGTGATCAAACTGATGAGTCATTCCAATTAACAGGGCTTTTTTTGGACAAATCCTCTTCACGGCTTCAAGAGTCTGTGAACATTATAGTCGCTGCCATGAACATTTGGCTATAACAAATAAAGATATTTTTTTCGTGTATAAACCAACCTGTGGGAGGCAAAGGTGAACATTATGGGATCCAGTCTGCAATGAAACAAAAGGCAAAGCAGATTATGAAGAATATGCCTTAATAATAACAGGAAACACAAGATGAGCTAACAGACTTTCTCCTGACCTTGAATAGTGTGTCCAAGATAAGAAGATCCAACTGTCCAGCTCCATCTTTTGAAATAACTGCAAGATTCAAATGTATGGTTTTTCCAAATAAAAGGTAAGAAACATAGAGAATGTTTCGTAAATGACACAGCAGATCAAGAGCAAGGGCATGTTCAAAGGATCAAATGTTTTGGGAAGGCGTTTTATGCCAAGAACTAATTCTCCCTACTAAAGGTGAGAAAGTTTCTACGAAATGTTTCTCCGTAAGGAACAATCCCCATAGCCAAGCAACCAATTCACTTAAGAAGTCATTTTTCTTATAAAATGTGAAAGACTCATCCTTATCACTGCATAAGTTAATCCAAATTTATTGACAAAGAATAAACTAAAATGGAAATGATAAAATGTCTCAGAGTACTTATACTCTCCTGTGTAAAGGGTTTTCCAAGTGCTTTGTTAGCagattaaagagtgggaaggTCAAAACGAACTCAGCTATAAGGTGTTTTACGAAGGGAATCCTAAAGATCTTATCTTCAAATACTCTAACATAGTTTACATTTCCCTTAATCACGATTGAGCCCCATCATTTGGGAAATGTCTAACAATAAAATTCCCTAACTATTAATCTATTCAGAAAATAACACTAATATGTTTACAAAATGCACTGACAGTATAAGAAATATCCATAAAGTACCAAGGAACTAAGCAATACTCACCATATTCTGTGCTTGCAGGAAAGCGTGAAACGTCAGATATATACGCTATTCTACATCTTTCACCAAATAGATAACCCAAACAAATATAATCCTCCCCATGCATCACCTAATATAAGGAATAGCAGTAAGAAACTCCAAGAATAACAAGAAATAGGATTTTCATATCATGACTGAGTAAGGTTTGATGAGAGTAACCGGCAAAGGAACAAATTGTAGGCCTGACACAAGAAACGGTGTTTCAATACTCTCCTCAATTATCCTCCAGTCAAGTTGTGATACTCGTCTCACTTCTTGTCCTTCAACAAGTTTTTTCTTAACCAGGTAAGGAAATTTCACTGCAATGCTATTCAAAGGTAAAACAGACACATTAAGATTCATTTGTATTTAGTATTTACACATaaactgaaaaacaaaaatatcagaTATAATGCCTAGAGTAATTTCTTTTACATATTCCTCAGTCCACagttacaattttttattttttatgtgaatCCTAGATTTTAAGTCTATAATGTAATCAGAGCAGACTAAGGATTTATTTCCATCAAAAGAGATGGAGcaacaaaataccaaaaagaaCATCAAAGAATCACACGGTCATAAGTATTGCACTACTTGCAACCGTATCCAGATTAAGCTAAAAAAGCAAAACTTTGCCTTTGAACCAAGTTCACCCAAAAGATTGTACCTCTCCATTGCATAATGACTTAGGTAGATGGGAGTAGGATCAATGTCATTTGTGGGACTATGTGGTTGAATGGCACGCATATCATCCAGACCAAGAACTGCATCAGCATGTTCATGAGTCAAAATAATCTGCAGTTGGTGAAAAATTAGTTCTTATACTCCCTGTATTTACAATCTTTCAAATACCAATaaataagggaattgttattggcactccaaaaatctcattctacactccaaactttctatatttagaaagaaaaatacacttgtgaggagtgtagaatgagatttttggagtgccaataacacttccctaaaataaaaacttggaCGTAACAGTAATCGTGTTATCTTTGTTATTACTGAAGAAACCTCTATTACTATTCTGCGTGTACATGCAATGCCCAATATACTCCAGCCACAAATGGTAATTACACACTGACCCACATCTTCAATTCAACCGCCCattgttttaaaatgtttacTTTTATGATCTCTGTCAAATACCCACTCCTCTCTTTGACACTCCTACAACTTTCTCATTCCATCCCCAACTCTTACCACGTTTCATGCGCATCATGATTGCAGGGACCTTCCAGTGCACAAAAATTCATTGTATACATACAAAACTGCGATTACAATCTATGAACATAACCAACATCCACAAATTACTTTCAAATAACTCGCCATTTTCACTTCATAaattttttctctcttccaaGGACAAGTTACAGTCACATTGGGGGGAATTCTATCAACTTTCAAATAGTTTAGATTAAAAGCACCCATAACCTATGTAAGCTCCCCCACTTCAAGATGGTTCCGCACACTCATACCATGAAACTACCTCTTCCTAATCTGGCATGCTACTGAAGTTCTAGCAAATAATTCATAGAAAGCAAGCATCCCACCACCATATCGCACTACAATGCTTTCCAAACAAAACCAatttctttcctttaatttcttGCTTTTCGGAATCCCTCCTTGTGAAAAGCAAATGTACATCGCGTAAATAAATTTCAACCCTTTTAAAAGCATCCAAGTCAAAGCTAAACATGCATTCGTCTAAACCATTGATGCTAATCGGCCAAATGTTCCGAAGATCATAACTAGTCATACGAAAATGTGCACAAACAAAACTCACAGAATCAACTCTCGGAATCTTATAGCGAGTGAACCATCGAAGCACTTGCTCCCGGAACGTCTTTCCGACATCGATCAATATGTAGCTGTGGTTACCATCGCTTCCGCAACGATCAATCAAAAGCGACGTATTGCACCTGCAAACACAAATCgttcaaaagttttttttttttttccccacttTCCTTCACTTTCTCGGGATACAAACAAGCACAAAAGGGCAGatctaaatctcaaaattaccggtaattagggttttggtccGGGGGGATGGAGAGCGCCTGAGCGCAGACGTGGCAGGGATCGGAGGCCTGGATCAGGCACATTGCGTTGGGAACGGCGCTGGAGCACCCGGTTCCGAGAAAGATCAGCGCCGATCGACCGCCGTCTTGGTTCCCGGCCGCCATTGGGGTCTCCTACACGGAAGACAAGGGTTTCGGTCTTTGGGggcgagggagagagagaggaagagcgAGAGAACTGGCGGAAGAGGGAATGGAGAAATGAATATGGGAATATTTGGGGCGACACATGGCCCGGGAAATGTTAACGGTTGCGTAGGTGGATATTTGTCTACGTGGCCGTGATCTATTGGTTCCTGTTGTTTCCGAGGTTGGTAAGTTGGAAAAATATGAATGGAAAAATAGCGAGTTTGATATCACGTTATTATGTCGCGttaaaaaattaactttttcttttctgttacTGTTGAAGAGGACTATGAGATTTTAATCTAAATACtgcaataaagaaaaaaaaagaagataaattaaTGTGATAACAAGTCAAATTCACTATATTAAATTTCAACAAACTAATAAAGTcataactaaaatcaatttttatattgtaattaaaactattttgatATGTATGGTTTAAAGATCCGTTGAATGTCACTTCTGTAACTCAgtcatctttcttttttgttttttttttttttttgctttagaAAACAGGAATAGTGGGTTGTAAAAACTTTTAGGGCCGTTTAGTGAGTCggataaaataaattatgtgcTTGTAATCCATAGTGGGCAACGGGTTATAAAACCCTTGTTACCTTGGATTAGAAATCTAAAATAGTATCTCATCCGTAATGTTGTTTACTCACTTCAAATAACAGTAGAGACTCAGATCCATTTTAATTGATCCTATCGCATCCTAACCTGCCCGCTAAATATGACTTTAAAGGGAAACGTAAAACGTTATGGGCTCAAAAGAATATAGATACTCCTGTGGACGGGCCTGGGTTGAGAGTGAGACAATAGCCCACCATCGATACGCCGTCGTCCCGCCCGTCCACGCCGCTTTTTACTCCCCCTCCACAATGAACACCCAAACGAAAACCCCATTTCTACTCATTCATCTCAGATTGTTTCCATTCGTATTTTCTTCACATTTCAGAGCTTCTGCGGCAACTGCAATGCTCTGTGGTCGTAGCCGTTGCGTTAGAACTGTTGGAACTCGCGTCGGACCTCATAACTCTACTACCGGAAAGGCGCTTGCCTGTGAGCCCACTAGCCATTTTTCTGGGCACCCATTGATCTTCGCCGAGCTCGCTGCATTTTTCTCATCGTTTTCCTCGAGAAACTCCGACCCAGGTTCTGATTTTAGCTCTGAATTCAAAGCTCGTTCTTTTGACATTGATGGTTTTGGAGATTCAAGTAATGGGTATGACAGAGCTAGGAAAATGGGTTCTGAAAATTTCGGGGATTTGAGTCTCTTAGGGAGTAGGAAGAATGATTGCGATAATGATCAGAGTAAAAAGTTTGGTATTTTTGATGACATTGAAGGGTCTGATGGTGGAGAAGAAGAGAGTAGCGGTGACGAGGATGAtgacggtggtggtggtggtggtgatggggaTTTAACGGTGTTGGATTCATCGAATCGGGTTCACGAAAAAGGCGAAAACTTTGGGAGAGTTGATGGAGATGAAGAGGAATTCAGGCATCCATTGGTGAGAGAGGTTTGTAGGTTAATTGAGTTTAGGTCAGGTTGGAGCCCTAAGCTTGAAGGAGAATTAAAGAACTTGTTAAGAAGCTTGAAGCCGAGGCAAGTTTGCGCCGTGTTGAAGTCTCAGAGTGATGAGAGAGTTGCTTTGAAGTTTTTCTATTGGGCTGATAGGCAGTGGAGGTATAAGCATCACCCAGTTGTGTACAATGCAATGCTTGAGGTGTTAAGCAAGACTAAGTTGTGTCAAGGTGCTAAGAGGGTTCTCCGTCTTATGGCACGTAGAGGAATTGAGCGTAGCCCTGAAGCTTTTGGTCGTGTGATGGTGTCTTATAGCAGGGCGGGCAAGTTGAGGCATGCCCTGCGTGTGCTGACATTGATGCAGAAGGCCGGAGTTGAGCTTAATGTGTCAATGTGCAACACTGCAATTCATGTTTTGGTGATGGGGAATAAGTTGGAGAAGGCTTTGAGGGTGTTGGAAAGGATGCAACTTGTTGGAATTACACCAGATGTTGTCACTTATAATTGCTTGATAAAGGGGTATTGTGATGTGCATCGCATCCAGGATGCATTGGAGCTGATTGATGAAATGCCGAAAAGAGGGTGCGCGCCGGATAAAGTTAGTTACTATACTGTGATGGGTTTCCTCTGTAAGGAGAATAGGGTCGAAGAAGTGAGGGGATTAATGGAGAAGATGATTAAGGACAGTGGATTGTTACCGGACCAGGTCACTTATAATAATCTTGTCCATGTGCTTTCTAAGCACGGTTATGGAGATGAGGCTCTTGAGTTTTTAAGGGAAGCTGAAGAGAGGGGACTTCGGTTTGATAAGGTTGGGTATAGTGCAATTGTTCATTCATTCTGTAAGGACAGTAGGATTGATAAGGCAAAAGAAATTGTGAATGAAATGTTCTCAAAAGGTTGCACTCCAGATGTTGTAACATACACTGCTGTTCTTGATGGGTATTGCCGGCTTGGGAAGGTGGATCAAGCTAAAAAGATGCTTCAACACATGTACAAGCATGGTTGCAGGCCTAATACCGTATCATATACAGCCTTGTTAAATGGGCTTTGTCGTAGTCAAAACTCATTAGAGGCAAGAGAGATGATGAAAGTGAGCGAGGAAGAATGGTGGACTCCGAA
This region includes:
- the LOC137729359 gene encoding pentatricopeptide repeat-containing protein At1g09900, translating into MLCGRSRCVRTVGTRVGPHNSTTGKALACEPTSHFSGHPLIFAELAAFFSSFSSRNSDPGSDFSSEFKARSFDIDGFGDSSNGYDRARKMGSENFGDLSLLGSRKNDCDNDQSKKFGIFDDIEGSDGGEEESSGDEDDDGGGGGGDGDLTVLDSSNRVHEKGENFGRVDGDEEEFRHPLVREVCRLIEFRSGWSPKLEGELKNLLRSLKPRQVCAVLKSQSDERVALKFFYWADRQWRYKHHPVVYNAMLEVLSKTKLCQGAKRVLRLMARRGIERSPEAFGRVMVSYSRAGKLRHALRVLTLMQKAGVELNVSMCNTAIHVLVMGNKLEKALRVLERMQLVGITPDVVTYNCLIKGYCDVHRIQDALELIDEMPKRGCAPDKVSYYTVMGFLCKENRVEEVRGLMEKMIKDSGLLPDQVTYNNLVHVLSKHGYGDEALEFLREAEERGLRFDKVGYSAIVHSFCKDSRIDKAKEIVNEMFSKGCTPDVVTYTAVLDGYCRLGKVDQAKKMLQHMYKHGCRPNTVSYTALLNGLCRSQNSLEAREMMKVSEEEWWTPNAITYSVVMHGFRREGKLVEACDIVREMVNKGFFPNPIEINLLIQSLCREGKITEAKRFMEECLSKGCAINVVNFTTVIHGYCQKDDLDAALSLLDDMYLSNKHPDTVTYTTVIHALGKNGRIQEATELMKKMLGKGLDPTPVTYRTVIHWYCQMGKVDELLQLLEKMFLRQNCKTAYNQVIEKLCSFGNLEEADKLLGKVLRTASRVDAKTCHSLMGGYLRNGDPLSAYKVACRMFNRNLIPDLKLCEKVTKRLMLDGNSKEADNLMLRFVERGCISNQHQEHLQS
- the LOC137729033 gene encoding putative hydrolase C777.06c — encoded protein: MAAGNQDGGRSALIFLGTGCSSAVPNAMCLIQASDPCHVCAQALSIPPDQNPNYRCNTSLLIDRCGSDGNHSYILIDVGKTFREQVLRWFTRYKIPRVDSIILTHEHADAVLGLDDMRAIQPHSPTNDIDPTPIYLSHYAMESIAVKFPYLVKKKLVEGQEVRRVSQLDWRIIEESIETPFLVSGLQFVPLPVMHGEDYICLGYLFGERCRIAYISDVSRFPASTEYVISKDGAGQLDLLILDTLFKTGSHNVHLCLPQTLEAVKRICPKKALLIGMTHQFDHHVDNKFLMEWSEREGIQVQLAHDGLRVPVDL